From a single Heterodontus francisci isolate sHetFra1 unplaced genomic scaffold, sHetFra1.hap1 HAP1_SCAFFOLD_555, whole genome shotgun sequence genomic region:
- the LOC137361815 gene encoding dentin sialophosphoprotein-like, which yields SSDSNSNSSDSNSSDSNSSDSNSNSSDSNSSHSNSNSSHSNSNSSDSNSSDSNSNSSDSNSSGSNSSDSNSSDSNSNSSDSNSSDSNSSDSNSSDSNSNSSDSNSSDSNSSDSNSSDSNSSDSNSSDSNSNSSHSNSNSSDSNSSDSNSSDSKSNSSDSNSSDSNSSHSNSSHSNSSDSNSSDSNSSDSNSSDSNSSGSNSSGSNSSDSNSNSSDSNSNSSDSNSSDSNSNSSDSNSSDSSNSSDSNSSDSNSNSSDSNSNSSDRNSSHSNSNSSDSNSSDSNSSDSNSNSSGSNSNSSGSNSSDSNSNSSDSNSNSSDSNSNDSNSNSSGSNSSDSNSSDSNSNSSDSNSSDSNSSDSNSSHSNSSHSNSSHSNSNSSDTNSSGSNSSGSNSSGSNSNSSDSNNSGSNSSGSNSSNSNSSDSNSSHSNSYSSHSNSNSSDSNSSDSNSSDSNSNSSDSNSNSSDRNSSHSNSNSSDSNSSDSNSSDSNSNSSGSNSSDSNSNSSDSNSNSSDSNSSDSNSNSSGSNSSDRNSNSSDSNSSDSNSSGSNSSDSNSSDSDSNSSHSDSNSSDSNSSDSSSNSSDSNSSDSNSSDSNSSDSNSNSSDSNSNSSDSNSSDSNSNSSDSNSSDSNSSDSNSNSSDSNSSHSNSNSSHSNSNSSHSNSSDSNSSDSNSSGSNSSGSNSSGSNSSDSNSSDSNSSDSNSSDSNSNSSDSNSSHSNSNSSHSNSSDSNSNSSDSNSNSSDSNSSDSNSSDSNSSDSNSNSSHSNSSHSNSSDSNSSDSNSSDSNSSDSNSSDSDSNSSDSNSNSSDSNSSHSNSNSSHSNSSGSNSSGSNSSGSNSSGSNSSGSNSSDSNSNSSDSNSSDSNSSNSNSNSSDSNSSDTNCNGSGSNSNSSHSNSSDTNCNGSGSDSNSSDSNSSDSNSSDTNCNGSGSNSNSSDSNSSDSNSSDTNCNGSGSNSNSSDSNSSDSNSSDTNCNGSGSNSNSSDSNSSDSNSSDSNCNGSGSNSNSSDSNRSDTNCNSSGSNSNSSDSNSSDTNCNGSGSNSNSSDSNSSDTNCNSSDSNSSDSNSSDSNSSDSNSSDTNCNSSGSNSFISNTSNNI from the exons agcagcgacagtaacagtaacagcagcgacagtaacagcagcgacagtaacagcagcgacagtaacagtaacagcagcgacagtaacagcagccacagtaacagtaacagcagccacagtaacagtaacagcagcgacagtaacagcagcgacagtaacagtaacagcagcgacagtaacagcagcggcagtaacagcagcgacagtaacagcagcgacagtaacagtaacagcagtgacagtaacagcagcgacagtaacagcagcgacagtaacagcagcgacagtaacagtaacagcagcgacagtaacagcagcgacagtaacagcagcgacagtaacagcagcgacagtaacagcagcgacagtaacagcagcgacagtaacagtaacagcagccacagtaacagtaacagcagcgacagtaacagcagcgacagtaacagcagcgacagtaagagtaacagcagcgacagtaacagcagcgacagtaacagcagccacagtaacagcagccacagtaacagcagcgacagtaacagcagcgacagtaacagcagcgacagtaacagcagcgacagtaacagcagcggcagtaacagcagcggcagtaacagcagcgacagtaacagtaacagcagcgacagtaacagtaacagcagcgacagtaacagcagcgacagtaacagtaacagcagcgacagtaacagcagcgacag cagtaacagcagcgacagtaacagcagcgacagtaacagtaacagcagcgacagtaacagtaacagcagcgaccgtaacagcagccacagtaacagtaacagcagcgacagtaacagcagcgacagtaacagcagcgacagtaacagtaacagcagcggcagtaacagtaacagcagcggcagtaacagcagcgacagtaacagtaacagcagcgacagtaacagtaacagcagcgacagtaacagcaacgacagtaacagtaacagcagcggcagtaacagcagcgacagtaacagcagcgacagtaacagtaacagcagcgacagtaacagcagcgacagtaacagcagcgacagtaacagcagccacagtaacagcagccacagtaacagtagccacagtaacagtaacagcagcgacactaacagcagcggcagtaacagcagcggcagtaacagcagcggcagtaacagtaacagcagcgacagtaacaacagcggcagtaacagcagcggcagtaacagcagtaacagtaacagcagcgacagtaacagcagccacagtaacagttacagcagccacagtaacagtaacagcagcgacagtaacagcagcgacagtaacagcagcgacagtaacagtaacagcagcgacagtaacagtaacagcagcgaccgtaacagcagccacagtaacagtaacagcagcgacagtaacagcagcgacagtaacagcagcgacagtaacagtaacagcagcggcagtaacagcagcgacagtaacagtaacagcagcgacagtaacagtaacagcagcgacagtaacagcagcgacagtaacagtaacagcagcggcagtaacagcagcgaccgtaacagtaacagcagcgacagtaacagcagcgacagtaacagcagcggcagtaacagcagcgacagtaacagcagcgacagtgacagtaacagcagccacagtgacagtaacagcagcgacagtaacagcagcgacagtagcagtaacagcagcgacagtaacagcagcgacagtaacagcagcgacagtaacagcagcgacagtaacagtaacagcagcgacagtaacagtaacagcagcgacagtaacagcagcgacagtaacagtaacagcagcgacagtaacagcagcgacagtaacagcagcgacagtaacagtaacagcagcgacagtaacagcagccacagtaacagtaacagcagccacagtaacagtaacagcagccacagtaacagcagcgacagtaacagcagcgacagtaacagcagcggcagtaacagcagcggcagtaacagcagcggcagtaacagcagcgacagtaacagcagcgacagtaacagcagcgacagtaacagcagcgacagtaacagtaacagcagcgacagtaacagcagccacagtaacagtaacagcagccacagtaacagcagcgacagtaacagtaacagcagcgacagtaacagtaacagcagcgacagtaacagcagcgacagtaacagcagcgacagtaacagcagcgacagtaacagtaacagcagccacagtaacagcagccacagtaacagcagcgacagtaacagcagcgacagtaacagcagcgacagtaacagcagcgacagtaacagcagcgacagcgacagtaacagcagcgacagtaacagtaacagcagcgacagtaacagcagccacagtaacagtaacagcagccacagtaacagcagcggcagtaacagcagcggcagtaacagcagcggcagtaacagcagcggcagtaacagcagcggcagtaacagcagcgacagtaacagtaacagcagcgacagtaacagcagcgacagtaacagcagcaacagtaacagtaacagcagcgacagtaacagcagcgacactaACTGTAACGGCAGtggcagtaacagtaacagcagccacagtaacagcagcgacactaACTGTAACGGCAGTGGCagtgacagtaacagcagcgacagtaacagcagcgacagtaacagcagcgacactaACTGTAACGGCAGtggcagtaacagtaacagcagcgacagtaacagcagcgacagtaacagcagcgacactaACTGTAACGGCAGtggcagtaacagtaacagcagcgacagtaacagcagcgacagtaacagcagcgacactaACTGTAACGGCAGtggcagtaacagtaacagcagcgacagtaacagcagcgacagtaacagcagcgacagtaactgtAACGGCAGtggcagtaacagtaacagcagcgacagtaacagaagCGACACTAACTGTAACAGCAGtggcagtaacagtaacagcagcgacagtaacagcagcgacactaACTGTAACGGCAGTGGCAGTAACAGTaatagcagcgacagtaacagcagcgacactaactgtaacagcagcgacagtaacagcagcgacagtaacagcagcgacagtaacagcagcgacagtaacagcagcgacaccaACTGTAACAGCAGTGGCAGTAACAGTTTTATCAGTAACACCAGCAACAATATATAG
- the LOC137361813 gene encoding dentin sialophosphoprotein-like, translated as NSNSSGSNSSHSNSSDSNSNSSGSNSSHSNSSGSNNSGSNSMGSNSSDSNSSDSNSNSSDSNSSDSNSNSSDSNSSDSNSSDSNSNSSDSNSSDSNSSDSNSNSSDSNSNSSDSNSSDSNSSDSNSSDSNSNSSDSNSNSSDSNSSGSNSSDSNSSDSNSNSSDSNSSNSNSNSSDSNSNSSDSNSSHSNSNSSHSNGSDSNSSNSNSNSSDSNSSDSNSSDSKSNSSDSNSSHSNSSHSNSSHSNSSDSNSSDSNSSDSNSSDSNSSGSNSSGSNSSGSNSSDSNSSGSNSSDSNSNSSDSNSSDSNSNSSDSNSSDSSNSSDSNSSDSNSNSSDSNSSDSNSNSSDSNSSDSNSSDSNSNSSDSNSNSSDSNSNSSDSNSSDSNSNSSDSNSNSSDSNSNSSDSNSSNSNSNSSDSNSNSSDSNSSHSNSNSSHSNGSDSNSSNSNSNSSDSNSNSSDSNSSDSNSSDSNSSDSNSSDSNSNSSDSNSNSSNSNSSDSNSSDSNSSDSNSSDSNSSDSNSNISDSNSNSNSSNSNSNSSDSNSSDSNSSDSNSSDSNSSDSNSSDSNSNSSDSNSSDSNSNSSDSNSNSSDSNSNSSDSNSSDSNSNSSDSNSSHSNSNSSHSNSNSSDSNSSDSNSNSSDSNSSDSNSSDSNSNSSDNNSSHSNSNSSDSNGSDSNSSDSNSSDSNSNDSNSSDSNSNSSDSNSSDSNSSDSNSNSSDSNSNSSDSNSSDSNSNSSDSNSSDSNSNSSDSNSSDSNSSDSNSNSSDSNSNSSDSNSSDSNSSDSNSNSSDSNSNSSDSNSSGSNSSDSNSSDSNSNSSDSNSSNSNSNSSDSNSNSSDSNSSHSN; from the exons aacagtaacagcagcggcagtaacagcagccacagtaacagcagcgacagtaacagtaacagcagcggcagtaacagcagccacagtaacagcAGCGGCAGTAACAACAGCGGCAGTAACAGCATgggcagtaacagcagcgacagtaacagcagcgacagtaacagtaacagcagcgacagtaacagcagcgacagtaacagtaacagcagcgacagtaacagcagcgacagtaacagcagcgacagtaacagtaacagcagcgacagtaacagcagcgacagtaacagcagcgacagtaacagtaacagcagcgacagtaacagtaacagcagcgacagtaacagcagcgacagtaacagcagcgacagtaacagcagcgacagtaacagtaacagcagcgacagtaacagtaacagcagcgacagtaacagcagcggcagtaacagcagtgacagtaacagcagcgacagtaacagtaacagcagcgacagtaacagcagcaacagtaacagtaacagcagcgacagtaacagtaacagcagcgacagtaacagcagccacagtaacagtaacagcagccacagtaacggcagcgacagtaacagcagcaacagtaacagtaacagcagcgacagtaacagcagcgacagtaacagcagcgacagtaagagtaacagcagcgacagtaacagcagccacagtaacagcagccacagtaacagcagccacagtaacagcagcgacagtaacagcagcgacagtaacagcagcgacagtaacagcagcgacagtaacagcagcggcagtaacagcagcggcagtaacagcagcggcagtaacagcagcgacagtaacagcagcggcagtaacagcagcgacagtaacagtaacagcagcgacagtaacagcagcgacagtaacagtaacagcagcgacagtaacagcagcgacag cagtaacagcagcgacagtaacagcagcgacagtaacagtaacagcagcgacagtaacagcagcgacagtaacagtaacagcagcgacagtaacagcagcgacagtaacagcagcgacagtaacagtaacagcagcgacagtaacagtaacagcagcgacagtaacagtaacagcagcgacagtaacagcagcgacagtaacagtaacagcagcgacagtaacagtaacagcagcgacagtaacagtaacagcagcgacagtaacagcagcaacagtaacagtaacagcagcgacagtaacagtaacagcagcgacagtaacagcagccacagtaacagtaacagcagccacagtaacggcagcgacagtaacagcagcaacagtaacagtaacagcagcgacagtaacagtaacagcagcgacagtaacagcagcgacagtaacagcagcgacagtaacagcagcgacagtaacagcagcgacagtaacagtaacagcagcgacagtaacagtaacagcagtaacagtaacagcagcgacagtaacagcagcgacagtaacagcagcgacagtaacagcagcgacagtaacagcagcgacagtaacagtaacatcagcgacagtaacagtaacagtaacagcagcaacagtaacagtaacagcagcgacagtaacagcagcgacagtaacagcagcgacagtaacagcagcgacagtaacagcagcgacagtaacagcagcgacagtaacagtaacagcagcgacagtaacagcagcgacagtaacagcaacagcagcgacagtaacagtaacagcagcgacagtaacagtaacagcagcgacagtaacagcagcgacagtaacagtaacagcagcgacagtaacagcagccacagtaacagtaacagcagccacagtaacagtaacagcagcgacagtaacagcagcgacagtaacagtaacagcagcgacagtaacagcagcgacagtaacagcagtgacagtaacagtaacagcagcgacaataacagcagccacagtaacagtaacagcagcgacagtaacggcagcgacagtaacagcagcgacagtaacagcagtgacAGTAACAGcaacgacagtaacagcagcg acagtaacagtaacagcagcgacagtaacagcagcgacagtaacagcagcgacagtaacagtaacagcagcgacagtaacagtaacagcagcgacagtaacagcagcgacagtaacagtaacagcagcgacagtaacagcagcgacagtaacagtaacagcagcgacagtaacagcagcgacagtaacagcagcgacagtaacagtaacagcagcgacagtaacagtaacagcagcgacagtaacagcagcgacagtaacagcagcgacagtaacagtaacagcagcgacagtaacagtaacagcagcgacagtaacagcagcggcagtaacagcagtgacagtaacagcagcgacagtaacagtaacagcagcgacagtaacagcagcaacagtaacagtaacagcagcgacagtaacagtaacagcagcgacagtaacagcagccacagtaac
- the LOC137361816 gene encoding dentin sialophosphoprotein-like, with protein MTGGGGARGGGGAATVTAAAVTAAAVKAAAVTAAAVTAAAVTAAAVTAATVTVTAATVTAATVTAAASDSNSNSSDSNSSGSNSNSSDSNSSHSNSSNTNSSGSNSSDSNSNSSNSNSSDSNSSDSNSNSSDRNSNSSDSNSSGSNSNSSDSNSSHSNSSNTNSSNTNSSDSNSSDSNSSDSNSNSSNSNSSDSNSSGSNSSDSNSNSSDSNSSDSNSNSSDSNSNSSDSNSSGSNSSDSNSSDSNSNSSDSNSNSSDSNSNSSDSNSSDSNSNSSDSNSSDSNSSDSNSNSSDSNSSDSNSSDSNSSDSNSSGSNSSDSNSNSSDSNSSDSNSNSSDSNSSGSNSSDSNSNSSDSNSSDSNSNSSDSNSSDSNSNSSDSNSSDSNSNSSDSNSNSSDSNSSDSNSSDSNSSDSNSNSSDSNSSDSNSSDSSSNSSDSNRSDSNSNSSDSNSSGSNSSGSNSSGSNSNSSGSNSSDSNSSDSNSSDSNSNSSDSNSSDSNSSDSNSNSSGSNSSDSNSSDSNSNSSDSDSNSNSSDSNSSDSNSSDSNSSDSNSSDSNSSDSNSSDSNSSDSNSNSSDSNSSDSNSSDSNSNSSHCNSSHSNSSHSNSSGSNSSNSNSNSSDSNNSDSNSSDSNSSDSNSSDSNSNSSDSNSNSSDSNSSNSNSNSSDSNSNSSNSNSSDSNSSDSNSSDSNSSDSNSSDSNSNSSNSNSSDSNSSDSNRSDSNSSDSNSSDSNSSDSNSSDSNSSDSNSSDSNSNSSDSSNSSDSNSSDSNSNSSDSNSSDSNSNSSDSNSSDSNSSDSNSNSSDSNSSDSNSSDSNSNSSDSNSNSSDSNSSDSNSSDSNSSDSNSNSSDSNSSDSNSSGSNSSDSNSSDSNSNSSDSNSSNSNSNSSDSNSNSSDSNSSHSNSNSSHSNGSDSNSSNSNSNSSDSNS; from the exons atgacaggaggaggaggagcgagaggaggaggaggagcagcgacagtaacagcagcggcagTAACAGCAGCGGCAGTAAAAGCTGCGGCAGTAACAGCAGCGGCAGTAACAGCAGCGGCAGTAACAGCAgcggcagtaacagcagcgacagtaacagtaacagcagcgacagtaacagcagcgacagtaacagcagcggca agcgacagtaacagtaacagcagcgacagtaacagcagcggcagtaacagtaacagcagcgacagtaacagcagccacagtaacagcAGCAACACTAACAGCAGCgggagtaacagcagcgacagtaacagtaacagcagtaacagtaacagcagcgacagtaacagcagcgacagtaacagtaacagcagcgacagaaacagtaacagcagcgacagtaacagcagcggcagtaacagtaacagcagcgacagtaacagcagccacagtaacagcAGCAACACTAACAGCAGCAAcactaacagcagcgacagtaacagcagcgacagtaacagcagcgacagtaacagtaacagcagtaacagtaacagcagcgacagtaacagcagcggcagtaacagtagcgacagtaacagcaacagcagcgacagtaacagcagcgacagtaacagtaacagcagcgacagtaacagtaacagcagcgacagtaacagcagcggcagtaacagcagcgacagtaacagcagcgacagtaacagtaacagtagcgacagtaacagtaacagcagcgacagtaacagtaacagcagcgacagtaacagcagcgacagtaacagtaacagcagcgacagtaacagcagcgacagtaacagcagcgacagtaacagtaacagcagcgacagtaacagcagcgacagtaatagcagcgacagtaacagcagcgacagtaacagcagcggcagtaacagtagcgacagtaacagtaacagcagcgacagtaacagcagcgacagtaacagtaacagcagcgacagtaacagcagcggcagtaacagtagcgacagtaacagtaacagcagcgacagtaacagcagcgacagtaacagtaacagcagcgacagtaacagcagcgacagtaacagtaacagcagcgacagtaacagcagcgacagtaacagtaacagcagcgacagtaacagtaacagcagcgacagtaacagcagcgacagtaacagcagcgacagtaacagcagcgacagtaacagtaacagcagcgacagtaacagcagcgacagtaacagcagcgacagtagcagtaacagcagcgacagtaacagaagcgacagtaacagtaacagcagcgacagtaacagcagcggcagtaacagcagcggcagtaacagcagcggcagtaacagtaacagcagcggcagtaacagcagcgacagtaacagcagcgacagtaacagcagcgacagtaacagtaacagcagcgacagtaacagcagcgacagtaacagcagcgacagtaacagtaacagcagcggcagtaacagcagcgacagtaacagcagcgacagtaacagtaacagcagcgacagtgacagtaacagtaacagcagcgacagtaacagcagcgacagtaacagcagcgacagtaacagcagcgacagtaacagcagtgacagtaacagcagcgacagtaacagcagcgacagtaacagcagcgacagtaacagtaacagcagcgacagtaacagcagcgacagtaacagcagcgacagtaacagtaacagcagccactgtaacagcagccacagtaacagcagccacagtaacagcagcggcagtaacagcagcaacagtaacagtaacagcagtgaCAGTAAcaacagcgacagtaacagcagcgacagtaacagcagcgacagtaacagcagcgacagtaacagtaacagcagtgacagtaacagtaacagcagcgacagtaacagcagcaacagtaacagtaacagcagcgacagtaacagtaacagcagtaacagtaacagcagcgacagtaacagcagcgacagtaacagcagcgacagtaacagcagcgacagtaacagcagcgacagtaacagtaacagcagtaacagtaacagcagcgacagtaacagtagcGACAGTAACagaagcgacagtaacagcagcgacagtaacagcagcgacagtaacagcagcgacagtaacagcagcgacagtaacagtagcGACAGTAACAgtagcgacagtaacagtaacagcagcgaca gcagtaacagcagcgacagtaacagcagcgacagtaacagtaacagcagcgacagtaacagcagcgacagtaacagtaacagcagcgacagtaacagcagcgacagtaacagcagcgacagtaacagtaacagcagcgacagtaacagcagcgacagtaacagcagcgacagtaacagtaacagcagcgacagtaacagtaacagcagcgacagtaacagcagcgacagtaacagcagcgacagtaacagcagcgacagtaacagtaacagcagcgacagtaacagcagcgacagtaacagcagcggcagtaacagcagtgacagtaacagcagcgacagtaacagtaacagcagcgacagtaacagcagcaacagtaacagtaacagcagcgacagtaacagtaacagcagcgacagtaacagcagccacagtaacagtaacagcagccacagtaacggcagcgacagtaacagcagcaacagtaacagtaacagcagcgacagtaacagc